One window from the genome of Erwinia sorbitola encodes:
- a CDS encoding metal ABC transporter substrate-binding protein, translating to MGFLYPFKSLICATLLVLLPLTPALAQEKFKVITTFTVIADMAKNVAGDAADVASITKAGAEIHEYQPTPGDIKRAQGAQLILANGLNLEMWFQRFYQHLKGVPEVVVSDGIVPMGISEGPYSGKPNPHAWMSPENALIYVDNIRDALVKYDPANADTYRHNATVYKQKISATVAPVQQALAQIPEDKRWLVTSEGAFSYLTRDFGLKELYLWPINADQQGTPQQVRKVIDKVKQEKIPAVFSESTVSDKAARQVARETGSHYGGVLYVDSLSAADGPVPTYLDLLRVTSDTIVKGIQQGLAK from the coding sequence ATGGGTTTTCTGTATCCGTTTAAAAGCCTGATCTGCGCCACGCTGCTGGTTCTGTTACCGCTGACGCCCGCGCTGGCGCAGGAAAAATTCAAGGTTATCACGACCTTCACGGTGATTGCCGATATGGCGAAAAACGTGGCAGGCGATGCCGCAGACGTTGCATCTATTACTAAAGCCGGAGCAGAAATTCACGAGTATCAACCCACCCCCGGAGATATCAAGCGGGCGCAGGGAGCACAGCTGATCCTCGCTAACGGACTCAACCTGGAGATGTGGTTCCAGCGTTTTTATCAGCATCTGAAAGGCGTACCTGAAGTGGTGGTTTCAGACGGTATCGTGCCGATGGGCATCAGCGAAGGCCCTTACAGCGGTAAACCTAATCCCCACGCGTGGATGTCGCCAGAGAATGCGCTGATCTACGTAGATAACATCCGCGATGCGCTGGTGAAATATGACCCGGCCAACGCCGATACCTATCGCCACAACGCCACCGTCTATAAACAGAAAATCAGTGCCACCGTTGCCCCGGTACAGCAGGCGCTGGCGCAGATCCCGGAGGATAAACGCTGGCTGGTCACCAGTGAAGGAGCGTTCTCCTATCTGACCCGTGATTTTGGCCTGAAAGAGCTGTATCTGTGGCCGATCAACGCCGATCAGCAGGGAACCCCGCAGCAGGTGCGCAAGGTCATCGACAAAGTGAAGCAGGAGAAAATTCCGGCGGTATTTAGCGAGAGCACCGTGTCCGATAAAGCCGCTCGCCAGGTGGCGCGTGAAACCGGCAGTCACTACGGCGGGGTGCTGTATGTTGACTCCCTCAGCGCTGCTGATGGCCCGGTACCGACCTATCTTGATTTACTGCGCGTCACCAGTGACACCATCGTAAAAGGTATTCAACAGGGGTTAGCCAAATGA